A single genomic interval of Sceloporus undulatus isolate JIND9_A2432 ecotype Alabama chromosome 2, SceUnd_v1.1, whole genome shotgun sequence harbors:
- the TSFM gene encoding elongation factor Ts, mitochondrial, with the protein MQRVAGLRRKLLSPQGSLSPAGQSFGDHLARFLHAGLPVQAAKELLVKLRKKTGYSYVNCKKALEKFDDDLKEAEIWLHEQAQKEGWSKASKLQGRKTKEGLIGLLQERNSAVMVEVNCETDFVARNAKFQHLVQQAAVGTMYHHQGTRNQLNTYAKFFLKSNELSQLRMGQDGSLLSDQLALAIGKLGENMVINRAVWVSVPENIFIGSYVHGAPPEGNPLLSHMMFGKYGALVICSPSEQCPKSNFAELGRRLGQHVVGMAPLSVGSLEDEPGGDSETKMLAQPFLLDPTISLGQYIQPRGIAVLDFVRFECGEDTELSESQ; encoded by the exons tcATTTGGTGACCATCTTGCACGTTTTCTTCATGCTGGCCTTCCAGTACAAGCAGCAAAAGAGCTTCTGGTGAAGCTGAGGAAGAAAACTGGGTACTCATATGTGAATTGTAAGAAAGCCTTGGAGAAATTTGATGATGACCTCAAAGAG GCTGAAATCTGGCTTCATGAACAAGCCCAAAAAGAAGGGTGGAGCAAAGCTTCCAAACTACAAGGACGGAAGACAAAGGAAGGGCTGATAGGGCTGCTGCAGGAGAGAAACTCAGCTGTGATGGTGGAG GTAAACTGTGAAACTGACTTTGTGGCCCGAAATGCCAAGTTTCAACATCTTGTTCAGCAAGCAGCAGTTGGAACAATGTACCATCATCAGGGGACCAGGAACCAGTTAAACACATATGCCAAG TTTTTCTTAAAATCTAATGAGCTTTCTCAGCTCAGGATGGGACAAGATGGATCCTTGCTTAGTGACCAACTGGCTCTTGCTATTG GCAAACTGGGTGAGAACATGGTTATTAACAGGGCAGTGTGGGTGTCGGTGCCAGAGAACATCTTCATCGGCTCCTATGTGCACGGAGCCCCCCCGGAAGGAAATCCACTGCTATCTCACATGATGTTTGGCAAATATGGTGCCTTGGTGATCTGCAGTCCCTCTGAGCAATGcccaaaatcaaactttgctgaGCTGGGCCGGAGGCTTGGCCAGCATGTGGTTGGCATGGCTCCCCTCTCTGTCGGCTCTCTAGAAGATGAACCTGGAGGAGATTCTGAAACCAAGATGCTTGCCCAGCCCTTCCTCCTGGACCCCACAATTTCCTTGGGACAGTATATTCAGCCCAGGGGTATAGCTGTGCTGGACTTTGTGCGGTTTGAATGTGGAGAAGATACAGAGTTGTCAGAATCACAATAG